The Starkeya sp. ORNL1 DNA window GCCACCGCCGGCGGCCTCACCTTCGAGCAGGCGATGATGGGCATCTATGGCGCCAATCTCGGCTCCAGCGCCCAGAACTATCTGCTGTCGTCGAGCCTCAATGGCCGGCCGAAGCAGGTCGCGATGTACCAGATCTCGTTCAACCTCATCACCGCCGCGGTGATGCTGCCGCTGTTCGTGATCGAGCGCTTCGGCCATGTGCCGCTGATCGAGGAACTGGTTCAATCGGTGAGCGATACGCTGGCGACGCGGCTCGCCTTAGTGCAGGTGACGTTCAATGTCGTCGGCGCCACGCTGATGACGATGCTGCTGCCCTATCTGCGCCGGTTCCTGGCGCACCGCTTCCCGCCGCTGCCCGACGAGGACGATGCCGAGCCCGCCTATATCCACGACCAGGCGGCGCAGGAGCCGGATTCCGCGCTCGACCTCGCGCGGCTGGAGCAGCGCCGGCTCGCCTCCTATCTGCCGCGCTATCTCGAGGTCGCCCGTCACCCCTCGAGGGATGCGCCGGCGCGGCTGGACCGGCAGAATCGCAGCTTCACCGTGCTAGGCACCACGGTGCGCGATTTCCTCACCGGGCTGCGGGAGGCGCCGTTCGACGCGGTGGGCTATGACCGGCTGAACCGCGCCATCAATCTGCAGCGCCTGCTCGACGGCCTCAACGAGACGCTGGTCGAGCTCGCCCGCACCTCGCGCCTCACCGACGACGCGGCGCTGGCGCGCCGGCTGCTCGCCAATGTGGTGGAGGGCATCGATGCGGTGCTGCTCACCCTGGTCGACGCGCTGGGCGACGCCTCGGGCGAGGACCGCGCGCTGTTCCGGGCCATGACGCGCCATCGCGGCGAGGTGATGCACGGCCTGCGTGAAGCCTATCTCGCCGCCGACGCCCACCTCTCCACCGCCGAGAAGGGCACGATCCTGATCGTCACCAACCTCGCCGAGCGCGCGCTGTGGCTGCTGGGGCAGATCGCCGAACAGGAAGAGACGGTGCGGGCGGGTAATTAACCACGTCGAAAAGAACCACGTCATCCTGAGGTGCGAGCGTAGCGAGCCTCGAAGGATGCCCGTCCCCGAGGACCGTCATCTGCTTCAGCATCCTTCGAGGCTCGGATCTTGCCCGAGCACCTCAGGATGGCGTGGTCTTGTTTGCAGGATGAGGTGGTTCAAACGATCTTGAAGATCGTCGAGAAGCCGGAAATGTCGAACACCTCGCGCACGTGCGGCTGCAGGCCGGAGAGCGTCAGGTCGCGCCCGGCGGCGCGCATCTGCTTGGCAGCGATCAGGAGCGAGCGCAGACCGGAGCTGGCGATATAGTCGACATGGGCCATGTCGACCTCGATCGCACCGGGCTCCTGCTGGATGGTCTCGGTGATGTAGGTCTCGAACGTCTTCGCATGGACCGTATCCAGGCGGCCGTTCATGCGCACGACGGTGTGGTCGCCGAGCCGTTCATGGCTGATGTTCATGCACTCGCCTTCACTTTTTTGTGCCGACCGGAATTACGCCGGCTGAGGAGTTCGCTCGATGTCGGGAAGCCGGCTGCCGAGTATCAGTTGATTATTGCCGTCCGTGTGGCAATACGAAAATTCGTCGAGCAGGTGGCGCATCAGCTGCACGCCGTGCCCGCCAATTGCGGCGTGTTCCACGTCTTCCGGCACGTCGGGCTCGTCGATCGCGGTGGGGTCGAACGGCGCGCCATTGTCGCAGATTCGCACCAGCGCCATGCCGCGATCGCGGCGATAGGCGATCTTGATCGCAGCCTCCGCCGGCGCCGGGTCCGGAAAACCATAGGAAATGACGTTCACCAGCGCCTCCTCCAGCCCGAGCTGGAGGGTGAACAGCGTGCGCTCCGGCCAGCTGTCGCGGGCCGCGAGCGTCTCGAGCCACGCGGCGGCGCGCGGCAGTTCGTCGAGGCGGACGGCAAGCGGCAACACATCCGCCGCCCCCGATCCGAAGCCGTCATTGACACCGACCATTCCGCCTCGCTCGTGTGCGCCTCGACAGTCGCCGCGCGGTATCGTTAATACCGTGGACAGGACGCCGCGATATTCTCGCAGCCGTCCGCATCATATAAGCTCGAATCCTTAACTGCCTCCAGAGGATGCCCGCGTGATCCACCGCCGCGACCTTCTCGCGCTCGCCGCGTGCGGTGTCGGCACGGGCATTATCGGTGCGCGGCCGGTCTTCGCGCAGGAGCGGCCGTTCCGCATCCTGATGCTGACCTTCAACGGCGAAACCGAGGTCGAGCGCGGCTTCCGCGACTATCTCACCGATTTCGGCGTGCGCACCGAGGTCATTGTCCGCAAGGTCGGCCGCACGCAATCGGATGTGGCGCCGGTGCTGAGCACGCTGCCGGAGATCGCGCCGGACCTCATCTATACGCGCGGCGCGTCGATGACGCTGGCGGTGGTCGGCCCATATGACGCGCCCAACCCGGCCGACTATGTGCGCGACCGGCCGGTGGTGTTCGCCCTCGTCGCCGCGCCGGTGCAGGCGAAGATCGTGCGCAGCCTCGAGCGTCCGGGCGGCAATGTCACCGGCGCCATGCATGTCGTGCCGGTGCCCGTGCAGCTGCGCGCCATGCAGTCCTACCGGCCGTTCAAGAAGGTCGGCGCGCTCTATTCACCCACCGAGCAGAACGCCGCGGCCGTGGTCGAGCAGGTGCGGGAGCATTTGACCGCCATCGGCGCCGAGCTCATCACCCGCAACTTCCAGACCGGGCCCGACGGCATGCCGATCGCCGATGGGGTGGATGTGCTGGTCAACGAGTTGAAGGCGGCGGGCGTCGACTGGATCTATCTGGTGCCCGACACCTTCGGCAGCACCGTACTCGCCCGCATTTCGCCTCCAGCGCTCGCCGCCGGCCTGCCGATGTTCGGCGCCACCGAGATGGCGGTGCGCCAGGGCGGCGCGCTGGTCGGCCTGGTCAGCCGCTATTACGCCGTCGGCCAGCTCGCCGGCGCCAAGGCGATGGAGATACTGGTGGCCCGCACCCCGGTGCGCGACATACCGGTGGGCACGCTGAAGCGCTTCTCGCTCATCATCAACATCAACATCGCCAAGAAGCTCGGCATCTACCCGCCGATCGAGATGCTGAACTATGCCGAGGTCGTGACGTCGTGAGTGGCACCGGTCTTCCAGTGCCACGTCATCCTGAGGTGCTCGGGCGCAGCCCGAGCCTCGAAGGATGCCCACCCCAGATGGCCGCCTTCGGCTTCAACATCCTTCGAGGCCGGCCGCACGGCCGGCACCTCAGGATGACGTCGTCACCCGGCAGGGCCCCCGCCTCATGAGCTTCCGGCGGCGCCTCATGCTCATCGTGGTCAGCGCCATCGCGTGCGCGCTGCTCGCCGTCGCGGGCATGGCCTGGCGGGCCGCCGCCGATGTGGGCGACGCCATCGAGCAGGGCCGCGCCACCTATCTCATCGGCATCATCCGCAGCGCGGCCGAGACCAACCTCTCCTTCGGCCTGCCGCTCGACCAGATGCCGACCATCGAGGCGCTGATGGAGCGCGAAAAGCTCTCCGATCCCTCCATCCTCGCCATCGACGTGTTCTATCC harbors:
- a CDS encoding Na/Pi symporter encodes the protein MIQTIATALGGLGIFFAGMYLLKENLKKLAGRRFKQLVAMWTRGRFAGLGLGVVAGGVMQSTTAVTFILASMIASGLLGVGAALPIITGANVGATFLILIATLNIQLFVLFVLGIAGISFTFDRLSEFRTVASAIFGVGLVFFGLKMLQTGVVPLTQEPWFASLLTLAGPSLIIPLLVASVLTVLAQSSTSVVLLVITLATAGGLTFEQAMMGIYGANLGSSAQNYLLSSSLNGRPKQVAMYQISFNLITAAVMLPLFVIERFGHVPLIEELVQSVSDTLATRLALVQVTFNVVGATLMTMLLPYLRRFLAHRFPPLPDEDDAEPAYIHDQAAQEPDSALDLARLEQRRLASYLPRYLEVARHPSRDAPARLDRQNRSFTVLGTTVRDFLTGLREAPFDAVGYDRLNRAINLQRLLDGLNETLVELARTSRLTDDAALARRLLANVVEGIDAVLLTLVDALGDASGEDRALFRAMTRHRGEVMHGLREAYLAADAHLSTAEKGTILIVTNLAERALWLLGQIAEQEETVRAGN
- a CDS encoding STAS domain-containing protein, with translation MNISHERLGDHTVVRMNGRLDTVHAKTFETYITETIQQEPGAIEVDMAHVDYIASSGLRSLLIAAKQMRAAGRDLTLSGLQPHVREVFDISGFSTIFKIV
- a CDS encoding ATP-binding protein translates to MVGVNDGFGSGAADVLPLAVRLDELPRAAAWLETLAARDSWPERTLFTLQLGLEEALVNVISYGFPDPAPAEAAIKIAYRRDRGMALVRICDNGAPFDPTAIDEPDVPEDVEHAAIGGHGVQLMRHLLDEFSYCHTDGNNQLILGSRLPDIERTPQPA
- a CDS encoding ABC transporter substrate-binding protein codes for the protein MIHRRDLLALAACGVGTGIIGARPVFAQERPFRILMLTFNGETEVERGFRDYLTDFGVRTEVIVRKVGRTQSDVAPVLSTLPEIAPDLIYTRGASMTLAVVGPYDAPNPADYVRDRPVVFALVAAPVQAKIVRSLERPGGNVTGAMHVVPVPVQLRAMQSYRPFKKVGALYSPTEQNAAAVVEQVREHLTAIGAELITRNFQTGPDGMPIADGVDVLVNELKAAGVDWIYLVPDTFGSTVLARISPPALAAGLPMFGATEMAVRQGGALVGLVSRYYAVGQLAGAKAMEILVARTPVRDIPVGTLKRFSLIININIAKKLGIYPPIEMLNYAEVVTS